The Melospiza georgiana isolate bMelGeo1 chromosome Z, bMelGeo1.pri, whole genome shotgun sequence genome contains a region encoding:
- the LOC131095924 gene encoding glutamine-rich protein 2-like isoform X1, protein MASGSLFQLLDEAIGTPEVNVNLEALRRLLRVILEHLSLLGLQDVIPQEGAQEAAPAPGQSPPAEAWDTGQPPQPPGEDELQGTRSGSPVTSGAADMVQMEKTDAKESGISKESHKEMAGIKAMQFNMGKEIQKIKEALGQTTDLCKDLCKEISEMKATQSHMGEDIRMIQEALRQGNLQDAAGQPLVLHSQPAPAKPYTSDMDKLGQSPAMQSTTPGVQTGTSSVQSGTTVTQPGFQAGLPTMESILRNLSELQGQMSSLQNLARDLQGEKEKIRQLQDALGKLGVTVAEREHDVGGTKESLLQLEPALQEIKQEQKELRQEQNITKAILQQVVTDDQLQDQLNELRAMMGTGRQQQGETHTDNKLVRKLLHRCERLQHQVDSLVPQLVQRSLPDKTQEEELLKSIQATVVRVEGDCEQLGYLTGSLRDDHRQHQRDIEALFRSLEGLEKKADKEDLLLLKVDKAALGSKVNCAHFDETMEHLEERMRELLRRVQGQEQRWQEAQQQFSDALDSKLDRLELGPFQKQLEDNWAKIIKDLKDELTVEVGDAAGIKKQLLVPFKCLSCDQQLNVQVPGPHIDTLPLIPSLPSSHAPHPSTSGTEEQAQQNGHRKLLNSKFLKSQSCKGQDTCSAPLRQVLQLSKKPSVIELLSRDDGSVDQVEKRAQDELGPTTLEEDQPASDVKN, encoded by the exons ATGGCGTCAGGCAGCCTGTTTCAGCTGCTGGATGAAGCCATCGGGACGCCCGAAGTCAATGTTAATTTGGAGGCGCTCCGCAGACTGCTGAGGGTCATATTGGAACACCTGAGCCTGCTGGGTCTGCAGGACGTGATCCCCCAGGAGGGGGCCCAGGAAgccgcgcccgccccggggCAGAGCCCTCCCGCCGAGGCATGGGACACAGGGCAGCCTCCCCAGCCGCCGGGGGAGGATGAGCTGCAGGGCACCAGGAGCGGCTCTCCTGTCACCTCGGGAGCTGCCGACATGGTACAGATGGAGAAGACTGATGCCAAAGAGAGTGGCATCTCCAAG GAGTCCCACAAGGAGATGGCTGGGATTAAGGCCATGCAGTTCAACATGGGAAAGGAAATCCAGAAGATCAAGGAGGCGCTTGGCCAG ACCACAGATCTCTGCAAGGATCTCTGTAAGGAGATCAGTGAGATGAAGGCCACACAGTCCCACATGGGAGAAGACATCCGGATGATCCAGGAAGCACTTCGCCAG GGGAACctccaggatgctgctggccAGCCACTGGtcctccacagccagcctgcccCTGCCAAGCCCTACACTTCAGACATGGACAagctggggcagagccctgcTATGCAGAGCACCACCCCTGGGGTGCAGACAGGGACCTCCAGTGTCCAAAGTGGCACCACTGTGACACAGCCTGGTTTCCAAGCAGGCCTTCCAACTATGGAGAGCATCCTCAGAAACCTATCTGAGCTCCAGGGCCAGATGTCCTCCCTGCAGAACCTGGCCAGAGACCTGCAGGGTGAGAAGGAGAAG ATCAGACAGCTGCAGGATGCCCTTGGAAAGCTGGGTGTGACTGTAGCCGAGCGCGAGCACGACGTGGGTGGCACCAAGGAGAGCCTCCTACAGCTGGA GCCTGCACTGCAGGAGATTaagcaggagcagaaggagctgaGACAGGAGCAGAATATTACCAAGGCCATACTGCAGCAGGTGGTTACAGATGACCAGCTTCAGGATCAG CTGAATGAGTTGAGAGCAATGATGGGgactgggaggcagcagcagggagagacacacacagacaacaAGCTTGTGAGGAAGCTCCTACACCGCTGTGAAAGGCTCCAGCACCAGGTGGACTCACTGGTGCCACAGCTGGTGCAGAGGTCACTGCCAGACAAGACCCAG gaggaggagctgctaAAGAGCATCCAGGCCACTGTTGTGCGGGTGGAAGGGGACTGCGAGCAGCTCGGCTACCTCACGGGGAGCCTCCGGGATGACCATCGCCAGCATCAGAGAGATATCGAG GCTCTGTTCCGGTCCCTGGAGGGTCTTGAGAAGAAAGCAGACAAGGaggacctgctgctgctg AAAGTGGAcaaagctgccctgggcagcaaagTCAATTGCGCCCATTTTGATGAAACCATGGAGCATCTGGAGGAGAGGATGCGGGAGTTGCTGAGACGTGTGCAAGGTCAGGAGCAGCGCTGGCAGGAGGCCCAGCAGCAGTTCAGTGATGCCCTGGACTCCAAG CTGGATCGCCTGGAGCTTGGGCCTTTCCAGAAGCAGCTAGAGGATAACTGGGCAAAGATCATTAAGGATCTCAAGGATGAGTTGACAGTAGAGGTTGGCGATGCAGCTGGAATTAAGAA GCAGCTGCTGGTCCCTTTCAAGTGCCTGTCCTGCGACCAGCAGCTCAACGTGCAGGTGCCTGGCCC gcacaTTGACACACTGCCACTGATTCCATCGCTGCCCAGCAGCCATGCTCCACACCCCTCTACCAGCGGCACAGAGGAGCAAGCACAACAGAACGGTCACAG GAAGCTGCTCAATAGCAAGTTCCTCAAGTCACAGAGCTGCAAGGGTCAGGACACATGCAGTGCACCGCTCAGGCAGGTCCTACAACTCTCCAAAAAG cctAGCGTGAttgagctgctgagcagagatGATGGCAGTGTGGACCAGGTGGAAAAGAGGGCACAGGATGAGCTGG GCCCCACCACCTTAGAAGAGGACCAGCCAGCTTCAGATGTCAAAAACTGA
- the LOC131095924 gene encoding cingulin-like isoform X2 encodes MASGSLFQLLDEAIGTPEVNVNLEALRRLLRVILEHLSLLGLQDVIPQEGAQEAAPAPGQSPPAEAWDTGQPPQPPGEDELQGTRSGSPVTSGAADMVQMEKTDAKESGISKESHKEMAGIKAMQFNMGKEIQKIKEALGQTTDLCKDLCKEISEMKATQSHMGEDIRMIQEALRQGNLQDAAGQPLVLHSQPAPAKPYTSDMDKLGQSPAMQSTTPGVQTGTSSVQSGTTVTQPGFQAGLPTMESILRNLSELQGQMSSLQNLARDLQGEKEKIRQLQDALGKLGVTVAEREHDVGGTKESLLQLEPALQEIKQEQKELRQEQNITKAILQQVVTDDQLQDQLNELRAMMGTGRQQQGETHTDNKLVRKLLHRCERLQHQVDSLVPQLVQRSLPDKTQEEELLKSIQATVVRVEGDCEQLGYLTGSLRDDHRQHQRDIEALFRSLEGLEKKADKEDLLLLKVDKAALGSKVNCAHFDETMEHLEERMRELLRRVQGQEQRWQEAQQQFSDALDSKLDRLELGPFQKQLEDNWAKIIKDLKDELTVEVGDAAGIKKQLLVPFKCLSCDQQLNVQVPGPKLLNSKFLKSQSCKGQDTCSAPLRQVLQLSKKPSVIELLSRDDGSVDQVEKRAQDELGPTTLEEDQPASDVKN; translated from the exons ATGGCGTCAGGCAGCCTGTTTCAGCTGCTGGATGAAGCCATCGGGACGCCCGAAGTCAATGTTAATTTGGAGGCGCTCCGCAGACTGCTGAGGGTCATATTGGAACACCTGAGCCTGCTGGGTCTGCAGGACGTGATCCCCCAGGAGGGGGCCCAGGAAgccgcgcccgccccggggCAGAGCCCTCCCGCCGAGGCATGGGACACAGGGCAGCCTCCCCAGCCGCCGGGGGAGGATGAGCTGCAGGGCACCAGGAGCGGCTCTCCTGTCACCTCGGGAGCTGCCGACATGGTACAGATGGAGAAGACTGATGCCAAAGAGAGTGGCATCTCCAAG GAGTCCCACAAGGAGATGGCTGGGATTAAGGCCATGCAGTTCAACATGGGAAAGGAAATCCAGAAGATCAAGGAGGCGCTTGGCCAG ACCACAGATCTCTGCAAGGATCTCTGTAAGGAGATCAGTGAGATGAAGGCCACACAGTCCCACATGGGAGAAGACATCCGGATGATCCAGGAAGCACTTCGCCAG GGGAACctccaggatgctgctggccAGCCACTGGtcctccacagccagcctgcccCTGCCAAGCCCTACACTTCAGACATGGACAagctggggcagagccctgcTATGCAGAGCACCACCCCTGGGGTGCAGACAGGGACCTCCAGTGTCCAAAGTGGCACCACTGTGACACAGCCTGGTTTCCAAGCAGGCCTTCCAACTATGGAGAGCATCCTCAGAAACCTATCTGAGCTCCAGGGCCAGATGTCCTCCCTGCAGAACCTGGCCAGAGACCTGCAGGGTGAGAAGGAGAAG ATCAGACAGCTGCAGGATGCCCTTGGAAAGCTGGGTGTGACTGTAGCCGAGCGCGAGCACGACGTGGGTGGCACCAAGGAGAGCCTCCTACAGCTGGA GCCTGCACTGCAGGAGATTaagcaggagcagaaggagctgaGACAGGAGCAGAATATTACCAAGGCCATACTGCAGCAGGTGGTTACAGATGACCAGCTTCAGGATCAG CTGAATGAGTTGAGAGCAATGATGGGgactgggaggcagcagcagggagagacacacacagacaacaAGCTTGTGAGGAAGCTCCTACACCGCTGTGAAAGGCTCCAGCACCAGGTGGACTCACTGGTGCCACAGCTGGTGCAGAGGTCACTGCCAGACAAGACCCAG gaggaggagctgctaAAGAGCATCCAGGCCACTGTTGTGCGGGTGGAAGGGGACTGCGAGCAGCTCGGCTACCTCACGGGGAGCCTCCGGGATGACCATCGCCAGCATCAGAGAGATATCGAG GCTCTGTTCCGGTCCCTGGAGGGTCTTGAGAAGAAAGCAGACAAGGaggacctgctgctgctg AAAGTGGAcaaagctgccctgggcagcaaagTCAATTGCGCCCATTTTGATGAAACCATGGAGCATCTGGAGGAGAGGATGCGGGAGTTGCTGAGACGTGTGCAAGGTCAGGAGCAGCGCTGGCAGGAGGCCCAGCAGCAGTTCAGTGATGCCCTGGACTCCAAG CTGGATCGCCTGGAGCTTGGGCCTTTCCAGAAGCAGCTAGAGGATAACTGGGCAAAGATCATTAAGGATCTCAAGGATGAGTTGACAGTAGAGGTTGGCGATGCAGCTGGAATTAAGAA GCAGCTGCTGGTCCCTTTCAAGTGCCTGTCCTGCGACCAGCAGCTCAACGTGCAGGTGCCTGGCCC GAAGCTGCTCAATAGCAAGTTCCTCAAGTCACAGAGCTGCAAGGGTCAGGACACATGCAGTGCACCGCTCAGGCAGGTCCTACAACTCTCCAAAAAG cctAGCGTGAttgagctgctgagcagagatGATGGCAGTGTGGACCAGGTGGAAAAGAGGGCACAGGATGAGCTGG GCCCCACCACCTTAGAAGAGGACCAGCCAGCTTCAGATGTCAAAAACTGA